One Kitasatospora sp. MAP12-44 DNA segment encodes these proteins:
- a CDS encoding TIGR02677 family protein, with translation MHHANAPADPPPHAHPPADDGIWQRLAVYSYLSAPERLEYVAVMRVFCSTLLADLAVPDVVERLARDGVWQGQLDADVLTARLEQLVKWGNLLRSSHAVKAASIAEYQRSRARYQLSKPGEQVQRDAEEVLASADAAREVSSELLALVDRGLREIAAAVHVPGGADPQEALERISTLFVQFAEFAESVRDFYAYLGQVLARYDLDGAEYQGFKELLLDYVEAITEEVAFRSPRIAATLTRLWPDLPGLLKLIGAHATGLGALTSGLPETRVQRSRGRELADWEGLRGWFVDTDGRGSQVDQLRDATLRALQSLLANAKRMLRSAAGEMSRRRDLLRLAAWFDAADPEDAHDLAVAAFGLHSARHLGVAPDPDGTVPAYVSWWSGPAVDVPVALRERGSRAQRGRSAAVEDYSAQKARLLALAREQAVARQAAADELRSASGRFGHVRLSAAAMGLLLELLTSALGNSRLRWAGPAAPPGFGLEDARAGDAELDLRLTLRRVPGAVTVLRSVDGDLAVDDLEIAVTAFAAVAREEVGA, from the coding sequence ATGCACCACGCGAACGCCCCTGCCGACCCGCCTCCGCATGCGCACCCGCCGGCTGACGACGGAATCTGGCAGCGCCTCGCCGTCTACTCGTACCTGAGCGCTCCCGAGCGCCTCGAATACGTGGCCGTGATGCGGGTGTTCTGCTCGACGCTGCTCGCGGACCTTGCCGTGCCGGACGTGGTCGAAAGGCTCGCGCGGGACGGGGTGTGGCAGGGGCAGCTCGACGCCGACGTCCTCACGGCGCGGCTGGAGCAGCTGGTGAAGTGGGGAAACCTGCTGCGCAGCAGCCACGCGGTGAAGGCCGCCAGCATCGCCGAGTACCAGCGCTCACGGGCCCGGTACCAGCTCTCGAAGCCCGGCGAGCAGGTGCAGCGCGATGCCGAGGAGGTCCTGGCGAGCGCCGACGCGGCGCGCGAGGTCAGCAGCGAACTGCTGGCGCTGGTGGACCGGGGGCTGCGAGAGATCGCGGCGGCCGTCCACGTGCCGGGCGGCGCCGATCCGCAGGAGGCGCTGGAGAGGATCAGCACGCTGTTCGTGCAGTTCGCCGAGTTCGCCGAATCGGTGCGGGACTTCTACGCCTACCTCGGCCAGGTCCTCGCCCGGTACGACCTGGACGGCGCCGAGTACCAGGGCTTCAAGGAGCTGCTGCTCGACTACGTCGAGGCGATCACCGAGGAGGTCGCGTTCCGGTCGCCGAGGATCGCGGCGACCCTGACCCGGCTCTGGCCCGACCTACCGGGGCTGCTGAAACTGATCGGCGCTCACGCCACCGGGCTCGGCGCCCTGACCAGCGGCCTGCCCGAGACCCGGGTGCAGCGCAGCCGCGGGCGCGAACTGGCGGACTGGGAGGGCCTGCGCGGCTGGTTCGTGGACACGGACGGGCGGGGCAGCCAGGTGGACCAGCTCCGGGACGCGACCCTTCGCGCGCTGCAGTCACTGCTGGCCAACGCCAAGCGGATGCTGCGGTCGGCGGCTGGGGAGATGTCCCGCCGCCGGGATCTGCTGCGGCTCGCGGCCTGGTTCGACGCCGCCGACCCCGAGGACGCGCACGATCTGGCGGTGGCGGCGTTCGGGCTCCACAGCGCGCGGCATCTGGGCGTCGCCCCGGATCCCGACGGCACGGTGCCCGCGTACGTCAGTTGGTGGAGCGGCCCGGCCGTTGACGTGCCGGTGGCGCTGCGCGAGCGCGGCAGCCGGGCGCAGCGGGGCCGGTCCGCGGCGGTCGAGGACTACTCCGCACAGAAGGCCCGGCTGCTCGCCCTGGCCCGCGAGCAGGCCGTCGCCCGCCAGGCGGCCGCCGACGAACTGCGCAGCGCGTCAGGGCGGTTCGGGCATGTTCGGCTGAGCGCCGCCGCCATGGGCCTGCTGCTGGAGCTGCTGACCTCGGCGCTCGGGAACTCCCGGCTGCGGTGGGCCGGCCCGGCCGCACCGCCCGGGTTCGGCCTGGAGGACGCGCGGGCCGGTGATGCCGAGCTGGACCTGCGCCTGACGCTGCGCCGGGTGCCGGGCGCGGTGACCGTGCTGCGCTCGGTGGACGGCGACCTGGCGGTGGACGACCTGGAGATAGCGGTCACCGCCTTCGCGGCAGTGGCCCGCGAGGAGGTGGGCGCGTAG
- a CDS encoding TIGR02678 family protein, protein MALPSSHDVALAAERRSAARLLLRHPLVTADGPHADAFPLVRRHADWLAQRFQQVLGYRLLVEATYARLFKAGLGPGSGHRMERSTGTPFTPRTYAYLALALSVLVTAPEQVLLSQLVADVRAAAVDAGLSIEDSGRPVEKRTLAAALRRLVDWGALTETDGSVGSVAAEAGGEALLTVNREIARSIVAGPLTQSTDGADLVLRSADPGFGGPRTYVRRRLVETPVVYLDELTEAERDWLRTRQRREAEAFSELLGLEAEIRAEGVAMIDPDDELTDLRLPGTGTVAQAALLLVDRLVRRLRPDEAGHPAVGGRLTIGVPIPPGLVAELLDELVEEYGRRANWQRGYLDSPALLRADALELLSRMRLVAPAGPLRADGHGVPPWYERAAGDGRAVTDVSAARTAVVGEWVLLAAAARYATTVSLKHADQRAAQPDRQGEPSS, encoded by the coding sequence GTGGCGCTGCCCTCCTCCCATGACGTCGCGCTCGCCGCCGAGCGCCGCAGCGCCGCCCGCCTGCTGCTGCGCCACCCGCTGGTCACCGCCGACGGGCCGCACGCCGACGCCTTCCCGCTGGTGCGCCGTCACGCCGACTGGTTGGCCCAGCGGTTCCAGCAGGTACTCGGATACCGACTCCTGGTGGAGGCCACCTACGCGCGGCTCTTCAAGGCGGGCCTCGGCCCGGGCTCCGGCCACCGGATGGAGCGCTCCACCGGCACGCCGTTCACCCCGCGGACCTACGCCTACCTGGCGCTGGCCCTCTCCGTCCTGGTGACCGCGCCGGAGCAGGTCCTGCTGTCCCAACTGGTCGCCGACGTACGGGCGGCGGCCGTCGACGCGGGCCTGTCCATCGAGGACTCCGGTCGGCCGGTGGAGAAGCGGACGCTGGCGGCCGCGCTGCGCCGACTCGTCGACTGGGGTGCGCTGACCGAGACGGACGGCAGCGTCGGTTCGGTCGCCGCGGAGGCCGGCGGCGAGGCGCTGCTCACCGTCAACCGGGAGATCGCCCGCTCGATCGTGGCCGGCCCGCTGACGCAGAGCACCGACGGCGCGGACCTCGTGCTGCGGTCCGCCGATCCCGGATTCGGCGGACCGCGCACCTATGTGCGTCGGAGACTGGTCGAAACCCCGGTCGTCTATCTCGACGAGCTCACCGAGGCGGAGCGCGACTGGCTGCGGACCCGGCAGCGGCGCGAGGCCGAGGCCTTCTCCGAACTGCTGGGCCTGGAAGCCGAGATCCGGGCCGAGGGTGTCGCCATGATCGACCCCGACGACGAGCTGACCGATCTCCGGCTTCCGGGCACCGGGACGGTCGCCCAGGCCGCGCTGCTGCTGGTCGACCGGCTGGTGCGACGGCTGCGACCCGACGAGGCGGGCCATCCGGCGGTCGGCGGCCGTCTCACGATCGGCGTGCCGATACCGCCCGGCCTGGTCGCCGAGCTCCTCGACGAACTGGTCGAGGAGTACGGCCGGCGTGCCAACTGGCAGCGCGGCTACCTGGACAGCCCGGCCCTGCTGCGCGCCGACGCCCTCGAACTCCTCAGCCGCATGCGACTGGTGGCACCGGCCGGACCGCTGCGTGCCGACGGCCACGGCGTGCCGCCGTGGTACGAGAGGGCCGCCGGCGACGGGCGGGCCGTCACCGACGTGTCCGCGGCCCGCACCGCCGTCGTCGGCGAGTGGGTGCTGCTCGCCGCGGCCGCCCGGTACGCCACGACCGTCTCGCTCAAGCACGCCGATCAGCGGGCAGCGCAGCCCGACCGACAGGGAGAGCCTTCTTCGTGA